From a region of the Methanothermobacter tenebrarum genome:
- the cobJ gene encoding precorrin-3B C(17)-methyltransferase, whose amino-acid sequence MIKIVGIGPTRDDMTFRAFKAIKDADVIIGYKKYIDKIRDIIKDKEVIEKGMREEIKRAEIAIKKHREGKNVALISSGDPGIFGMANVFFHLIDKYSNIEVEVIPGVTAVNYAASLLGAPLHDFAVISLSDILTPLSEIKKKVENAVTAGFIIVFYNPKSKRRKRPLMEVLKIIKEHLAPYTPVGVVKDGKAKLTNLQRLDVENVDMSTTIIIGNPTTYIKEGYMITPRGYALKYFIHPLAREYYQRYINGEIQEGPNLECEYYPCHFMGQDCTFCYCPFYPCGDGSTGGYWIKDKGVWSCQECEWIHEEDTVKCLKKSLDDIIKEVEDLNKKKKELLKLRRNCIHETRLM is encoded by the coding sequence TTGATTAAAATCGTTGGAATTGGACCTACAAGAGATGACATGACATTCAGAGCTTTTAAAGCTATAAAAGACGCTGATGTTATAATAGGCTACAAAAAGTATATTGATAAAATCCGCGATATCATAAAGGACAAAGAAGTCATTGAGAAGGGGATGCGAGAAGAGATTAAACGGGCCGAGATCGCGATAAAAAAACACAGAGAAGGAAAAAATGTTGCACTAATAAGCTCAGGGGATCCTGGAATTTTTGGCATGGCCAATGTATTCTTTCATTTAATCGACAAATACTCCAATATTGAAGTTGAAGTGATACCTGGGGTGACGGCAGTAAATTATGCCGCTTCTCTACTTGGAGCGCCTCTACATGATTTTGCAGTCATAAGTTTAAGTGACATTCTAACACCACTTTCCGAGATAAAAAAGAAGGTTGAAAATGCTGTGACAGCAGGATTTATCATAGTATTCTATAACCCAAAGAGCAAAAGGAGGAAAAGGCCGCTAATGGAAGTATTAAAGATAATAAAGGAACATTTAGCCCCTTATACACCAGTTGGGGTGGTTAAGGATGGAAAAGCCAAGTTGACAAACCTCCAAAGATTAGATGTGGAGAATGTGGACATGTCAACTACAATAATAATTGGCAATCCCACAACCTACATTAAAGAAGGTTACATGATAACACCGAGGGGATACGCTCTTAAATATTTTATTCACCCACTTGCGCGCGAATATTATCAAAGGTACATCAATGGAGAAATCCAGGAAGGTCCTAACCTCGAATGTGAATATTATCCTTGCCATTTCATGGGCCAAGATTGCACATTCTGTTATTGTCCTTTCTATCCTTGTGGTGACGGTTCGACAGGTGGTTATTGGATAAAGGATAAAGGTGTTTGGAGTTGTCAAGAATGTGAATGGATCCATGAAGAAGACACTGTTAAATGTTTAAAGAAAAGTTTAGATGATATTATTAAGGAGGTTGAAGATCTCAACAAGAAAAAGAAAGAGCTTTTAAAGTTGAGGAGGAATTGCATTCATGAAACTAGACTAATGTGA